A genomic window from Brassica oleracea var. oleracea cultivar TO1000 chromosome C8, BOL, whole genome shotgun sequence includes:
- the LOC106309047 gene encoding uncharacterized protein LOC106309047, with amino-acid sequence MVNWFVKSLSQGGKEILLKSVGMAFPVFAMSCFKLPKDVCDKLTSAMIEFWWSSGNNKKKISWVAWKKLCTYKELGGLGFKDIEKFNQSLLAKQAWRIWSSPDSLLARILRHRYFSRSEFLNCGVGSRPSYAWRSIIHGRDLLKVGMLNKVGDGRNTKVWLNNWLMDVFPRPPHYRQDAVIDLTMTVNELLDQHSNSWNVNLVRQLFSDEDIDLVLNTKILPSRTDSIVWGLSKDLRQSVIFSSIVHPLESQKQSIGSSVRLSFPWLLWQIWKARNKFCFEQINPLACDIVSKAREEATIWLNLHGNLQKSQHVLPIVSGSERKCGAGWITHNSVGKVLFHSRRSFSGVRSPAHAGLLAITWATTAVKEHKLRNVQFEFSSLEAADALNNTLEYPPIYSECYKALGSVYSLSKSSMVLVHRTCNTAASAIADSVISGQRFHSYVASGGPRWLAVMLDKEAISS; translated from the exons ATGGTTAATTGGTTTGTGAAGTCATTGTCTCAAGGTGGGAAGGAAATCTTGTTGAAGTCTGTAGGCATGGCTTTTCCTGTGTTTGCGATGTCTTGTTTTAAGCTACCCAAAGATGTATGTGATAAGCTCACAAGTGCAATGATTGAGTTTTGGTGGAGTAGTGGTAATAATAAAAAGAAAATTTCGTGGGTAGCGTGGAAGAAGCTCTGCACTTACAAGGAACTTGGTGGTTTGGGTTTCAAAGACATTGAGAAGTTTAATCAATCTCTCTTGGCCAAGCAAGCATGGCGCATATGGTCTTCTCCTGACTCTCTCTTGGCTCGAATTCTACGGCATCGGTACTTCTCCCGTTCGGAGTTTCTAAACTGTGGTGTTGGCTCACGTCCGTCTTACGCTTGGCGTAGTATCATACATGGACGTGATCTGCTGAAGGTAGGTATGCTCAACAAAGTTGGTGACGGTAGGAACACTAAGGTGTGGTTGAATAATTGGTTGATGGACGTATTTCCTCGGCCCCCTCACTATCGCCAAGATGCGGTGATTGATCTCACCATGACAGTAAACGAGCTACTGGATCAGCATTCGAACTCGTGGAACGTTAATTTGGTTCGCCAACTGTTCTCAGATGAAGATATTGATTTGGTCCTTAATACAAAGATTCTCCCGTCTCGAACTGACTCCATTGTCTGGGGCCTCTCAAA GGACCTGAGACAATCTGTCATATTCTCTTCCATTGTCCATCCTCTCGAGAG TCAGAAACAGAGCATTGGGAGTTCTGTTCGTTTATCCTTCCCATGGTTGTTGTGGCAAATTTGGAAAGCAAGAAACAAGTTTTGCTTTGAACAGATCAACCCGTTGGCTTGTGACATTGTCTCTAAAGCAAGAGAGGAGGCTACCATTTGGTTAAACCTCCACGGAAATCTCCAGAAAAGCCAACATGTTCTTCCTATTGTGTCAGGATCTGAGAGGAAATG TGGAGCAGGTTGGATCACACACAACTCAGTTGGCAAAGTCCTTTTTCATAGCCGAAGGTCCTTTAGTGGAGTTAGGTCCCCTGCTCATGCGGGATTGCTGGCGATAACTTGGGCCACTACAGCGGTGAAAGAACACAAACTGAGGAATGTTCAGTTCGAATTCTCATCTTTGGAGGCTGCCGATGCACTGAATAACACGCTAGAATATCCTCCTATTTATTCTGAGTGTTATAAAGCACTAGGTAGTGTTTACTCTCTTTCTAAGAGCTCCATGGTTTTGGTTCATCGAACTTGCAACACGGCTGCTTCTGCAATTGCAGATAGTGTCATAAGCGGCCAACGGTTCCATTCTTATGTGGCATCTGGTGGGCCTCGGTGGTTGGCGGTAATGCT